TCCGGAGGTCAGGCCGTCGATCAGCTCGGTCGGAGTGTCCGCCGGGCAGGCGAGTCCCACCAGCAGCCCGGTCGGTGCGGCGCCCATCGCGGCCACGTCGGCGAGGTTGACCGCGATCGCCTTCCGCCCCACCTGACGCGGGTTCGACCAGTCCAGCCGGAAGTGCACTCCCTCGACGAGGACGTCCGTGCTCGCGACCACCCGGCCGTCCGGGGCGGCCAGCACGGCGGCGTCGTCACCGGGGCCGAGGAGCGTGCTGCCCGACTGGGGTCTGCCCGACGTGATGCGCTCGATGAGGCCGAACTCGCCGAGTCCGGCGACCGTGTCTCGCTCCGCCGGCTCCGGGTGCAAACGGACCTCCAATGGTCTGAGTCCCTAATACTTCACCAACTGGGGTACTTTGCTGCACACGTTCCTACCCCGAGCAGACCCGTCCAGACGAAGGGGCACGCCGTGGTCCAGGCATACATCCTGATCCAAACAGAGGTCGGCAAGGCAGCGGCAGTCGCTGCCGAGATCAGCAGCATTCCCGGCGTCACCACCGCCGAAGACGTCACCGGTCCCTATGACGTCATCGTCCGCGCCGAGTCGGACTCTGTCGACGAGTTGGGCCGACTCGTCGTCGCCCGAGTGCAGAACGTGGCGGGTATCACCCGCACGCTGACCTGCCCGGTGGTCCGACTCTGACCCCGGGGAACCGCACTCGTCCCCCGTGATGTCATGAGGACATGACCGAGGCAGGTTCCGGGCACGCCCCCCGTCCGCTGGTCGCGGCGGCGATCGGGCTCCCTCTCGCGTTGGCGGTGGCCGTCGGGGTGCTGGCGCTCAACGCGGAGTCGGAGAGTTCGATCGACGACGCGACCCAGGCGGCCGACCGGACCGGTCCGTTGGCCCTGGCCACGATCCCGGCTCCGGACGCCGAGTCTCCGGAGTGCGTGGATCTCGTGGCCGCGCTGCCCGAGGAGCTGTCCTCGGGTGATTCCACCCTCACCCGTCGCGAACTGATCGACCCCGCGCCGCCCGGCGCCGCAGCCTGGGGAAGCGCCGATCACGACCCGGTGGTGCTCCGCTGCGGCCTCGGCGCCCCGGCTGAGCTGACGCCGACCTCGCAGCTGTTGGACCTGTCGGGCGTCCAGTGGTTGGAACTCACCGGCGAGGGCTCGACGACCTGGGCCGCAGTCGACCGTCCGGTGGGCGTGGCGCTGACCATGCCCGACGGCACGGGCAGCGGCCCGCTCCAGAGCGTCTCGGCCGTGATCGGCGAAGAGCTGCCCGCCGTCGAGATCGTCGTGGACAACTGACCGAGCTGCGTCACCCGGTCCGATCCTGATCCGCCGCGCGGTCACCGGGCGAGAGCGGTCGGCCCTCGCCGCCGTGCCCCGGCCGGATGCCCGCGCGCCTGCCGCCCGCGATGGTGCATGCGCATCCCGTCGCGTGAGCCGCCCGCCGTGACCACGGCGCGCCGCTCGCGCTCCTCACCGCGCCCACTGCGGAGGCTCGGGCCCGCCCGTCGCGGTCGCCGTCCTGACGGCGTGATCTCCCCCGCGCCGCCTGCGGCCTGTCCGCACCCCCCGCGCCGCGCGCGATGCCGCCTCGGCCCACCCCGCAGGCCCGCCCGCCGCGCCGCGACCCCCGATGGTGCGTGATCCGCGGCTGCCACTCGGTCGCGCCGGAGTCCGCCTCGGGCCTGTATCTCAGCAGCCTCAGCAGCTTCGGCCGCCGATCGTCCCGCCGTCGTCATCGGCGAGCCCCATGCCCGACGCGGGCCCGCTGCCTGCGGAGACGCCGCCCTCGGTCGCCGGCCTTGACAAGCGCCCTCGCCCTCGAAGTACTATTTACCTACGACACTAGGCTAATAGGTCGATAGGAAGCGTGTTGATCCACTTCACTGTGAGCCCGAGTTCCGGGGTGCCCCCCTATCTCCAGCTCGTCCATCAGGTCGAGCAGGCGATCCGGCTCGGCCACCTGACCAGGGGCGACCGCCTTCCGACCGTGAAGGAGGTGGCTCGAATGGTGGCCGTCAATCCGAACACCGTTCTCAAGGCGTATCGCGAGCTGGAACACAAGGGCCTGGCTCAGGGCAGACCGGGGCGGGGGACGTTCGTCGCCGCCGAGGCCGCCGACCCGATCCCCGAGGCCCGGCTACGCGAGTTGCAGCAGTTGCTTGCGGGCTGGGTCCACTCGGCCAGGGCCGCAGGCCTGGACTCCGAGGGCATGACCGGGCTGTTCACGGCCGCGTTGCACGACACCACATCCCGAGAGGCCGAATGACCACCGTCATCCCGACAGCCGCGCCGAGCAGGCGGTTCCGCGTGATCTGGGCGCTCCGTGGCGTCGGCCCGGCCGGGTCGACGGGCGGCGTGTTCTCGTCTGCCGAACGAGACGGCGCGGGCAGGAGCATGCTGCCGGTCCGCATCGGCGAGGTGTCGACGCAGGCGCCGAATCGGGCACCGACCACGCCGAACCAGGCGGAGCTGATCCTCGGTCACCGCCGAGGCGTCCCTGCCCTCGCGGTCGAACCGGGGTGCGGGCGTGATCTGGCCTGCCTTACGACAGCGCCGCGCCGCGCTGATCACGATGATGACGCTCGTCGGCCTGCTCGCGGCGGCATACCTCGTCGCGGGGCTGATGACTCGGCAGCTCTATCCGGCCGAGCACCTCGGCGAATGCACCCACGGACAGGGCGGCAGCGCCGCGCTGTGCGGGCTCGAGTACGGGGATCCCGCGCATCTGTTCCTCGGCTTCATGCACGGCCTGGCCGCGTCGCTCTGGCTCCTTCCGCTGCTGATCGGCATGTTCCTCGCCGCAGCGCCCACCGCGCGGGAGTTCGAGACCGGCACCCTGCGCTGGACGTTCACCCAGGGAATCAGCCGCAGGCGCTGGCTGGTCACGACGGCGTCCGCCGTGCTGGTGCCCGGGCTGAGCATGGCCGTGGTGTTCCAGCTCGGCTATCAGTTCTGGCAGGCCCCACTCGGCGAGTTCTACGGACAGTTGGGCCAGGGCCGGGGCTTCGGCCTCGGACCGCTGGCGATGCCCGCATTGACCGTCTTCACGGCCGCGTTCGGACTGCTCGCCGCGTCGGCGCTGCGCAGGCTGACCGCGACGATCGCGGTGACCCTGCTCGGCTGGTACCTCGTCTCGTTCGGCCTCGGCCTCCTGCGACCGCGCTACCTGGCGCCGCTGCTCACGGAGGGCAGGGATGCGCCGACCAGAGCCGACTGGCGCATCGCCACCAAGATCACCGACGCGACGGGTGCCGAGGTCTCCCTCGACGAGGCCTACGCCCGCGCTTCCCGGCTCCGGCCCGTCAGCTCAGGCGGGAACGCCGACCACTACTTCGCCGAGGCGGGGCTCATCCGATGGGTCGAGTACCAGCCCGCCGATCGCTTCTGGACCTTCCAGTTCATCGAGGCGGGCATCCTGCTCGTCCTGACCGGGCTGAGCCTCGCCGGGGCATGGCTGCTCGTCCGACGCAGGCCGTGAGCCGGGCGACGATCTTCGATGCCGGAGCTCTCGGGGGGTTCCGGGATCGATCGGGGCGAGCTTCGGATCTCGCCCCGAGGGGAGGTGGCGGAGCGGGGCGGGGTCTGCGCCGCCGAGCCCCGGCTGCTCCGCCGCCACCCCGACCTCGACAGAGGTGGACAGACACGTCACCGCACCTCGACGTGCTCGCACCGCAACTCGGCCGCAGCACTCCGCCGAGGTCGACGACGCGTCGTCCCCGGCACAGGCGACGAGAACAGCACGAGGCGCTCGCGGTCCGAGTGTCTTCGACCAGACGAACGACTCGGCCAGCCGACGACATGACCGGATTCTTCGACGCGGTGCTCACCAGAACACCGCCGAAGCAGGAGAGGACGCATGACCACTGTCATCGAGACATCGGGACTGGGAAAGCGGTTCCGCACCGAATGGGCGCTGCGCGATCTCGATCTGACCGTGCCCGCTGGCAGCGTGCTCGGCCTGGTCGGGCCGAACGGCGCAGGCAAGACCACGCTGATGAACCTGCTCGTCGATCTCCTGGCGCCTACCGAGGGTGAGCTGACCCTGTTCGGCCTGCCCGCCGGGCATGCCGAGCTGCGGGAACGGGTGGGCTACCTCGCTCAGGACCACCCGCTGTACCGGGGTTTCACCGTCGCCGAGATGCTGCGGGCCGGTCGAGTGCTCAACAGCCGCTGGGACGAGGACTGGGCGCAGTCGCGGATCGCCGCGCTGCGACTGAAGCCGCGTGCCCGGATCGGATCGCTGTCGGGCGGTCAACAGGCGCAGGTGGCGCTCACCATCGCCCTGGCGGCCAAGCCCGACCTGCTCGTGCTCGACGAGCCGGTGGCATCGATGGACCCGCTGGCCCGCCGGGAGTTCATGGGCCTGTTGATGGAGGAGGTCGCCGACCGCAAGACCACCGTCGTCATCTCCTCGCATGTCGTCTCCGAACTGGAGCGGGTGTGCGACCACCTCGCGGTGCTGACCGCAGGCAGGCTGTGCCTGGCGGGCTCGGTCGACGCGCTGCTCAGCGAGCACAGCATGATCACCTGCGCCGCCGACGAGGTCGAGCAGCTCACCGCCGCGTATCCGGTGATCGACCGCTCGGACGCGGGCAGGCAGAGCACGCTGCTGGTCCGATCGGGGACGGACGGCGCCGGATCGGGCTGGGCTGCGACGCAACCGGATCTGGAGGAGCTGGTCCTCGGCTATCTCCGCAACGGTCTGCCGTCGACGACGCAGGGCGGGATCGACGCGTGATCTGGCTGCTGTGGCGACGACACCGCGTCGCGCTGGTGATCCTGACCGCGCTCATCCTCGGGCTGGGTGCGGCGTTCTTCGTGGCCGGGCTGGTGACCCGTGCCGTGTTCCCGGCCGAGTTGCTCGGCCGGTGCACGGAACAGGACTGGCCCCAGTGGAACTGCGGACTGAGCCCCGACGACCCGGCGGCGGTCTACCTGCGCACCACGCACTACGCCTTCACGCTCGTCACCTTCCTACCGATTCTGACCAGCGTGTTCCTTGCCATCCCCGCGTTCGCGGGCGAGTACCAGAGCGGCACCGCTCGCTGGGGGCTCACCCAGGGTGTCAGCCGAGACCGGTGGTTCCTCGCCCAGGCGGCTGCGGTGTTGCTTCCGACACTCGCGTGGTGCGTGATCCTGCAACTCGGCATCCAGTTCTGGCTCGGTCCGGTGCGCGAAGAGGTCGGCCTCTCCCCGTACGGGGGCATGTCCGTGAATCCCCTCGGGCTCCCGATGGCGACCCTCTTCCTGGCCGCGACCGGCCTGTTCACCGGCGCATGGCTACGCAGGACCTCGCCCGCGATCGCGGTGACGGTCATCGGCTCCTACCTGATCCTGTTCGCGAACGCGCTGCTGCGACCGTGGTATCTGCCCCCGGTCGTCGCCGAGGCGAACACCGTGCCCGGCGGCGCGGGTTCACAGGTCAGAATCTGGCCGACGGACCCGGCAGGCACCGAGATCTCCTGGATACACGCAGCCGACCTCGCCGCCCAACACGCTCCGGCGGGCGAACAGGATCTCGATCCCTATTACGCCGAGGCGGGCATCCGGATCTGGGTGTCCTACCACCCGGAGGAACGGATCTGGCTGCTGAATCTCATCGAGGCGGGCATCCTGTTCGCGCTGACGGCGCTGTGTCTCTTCGGAGCGTGGCAACTGGTGCGCCGCCGCGGGTGAGAACGCAGGCTTCTCGGTTTGGAGACTCCTGAGTCCGGCCCTGCCGGGGTTCCAGAGATTCTCCCGGACTCGGGGACAAGACTTCGATCAATCCGGGCGCGATCCCGGTATCAGACGATCCATTCTCATCTCTCGTCGTCGACGGCGAAGGAACGGAGTGACCGACGATGCTCTGGCTCGTATGGCGGCGAAATCGCGTCTCACTGATCTCGTTATTCGTCCTGGGAGGGCTCCTGTCCGCCGTGTTCTTCGGCGCAGGCCTGCTACTCAGAGCGGCTGATACAGCGTTCACCCAGTGCCTCGACGGGGGCTACGAGGCTCAGTATTGTTTCTCAGACCAAGGCTGGCAGTTAGGCGTACTCGGCGGCCTGGCACTGAACCTGGACAGATCACTCCTGCTGCTCCCGCCCGTCGTCGCGCTGCTGGCGGGAGCACCGCTACTGACCAGGGAGATCAACAACGGGCACCACCGCTTTCTCTGGTCCCAGGAGCGGAAGCGGGAACACTGGTTCGTGAGCACGGTCACCGTCATGTTCGGCGCGGTCGCGCTGATCTCGCTGTTGATCGCGTCCGCCCTCGGATTCTGGTCCGCCCAGTACAACAGCTCGGTGCAGTGGCAGAACTTCGACAACGGACTGCTGGTGCTGCCCGCGACCGCGCTGTTCCTGACGGCTCTCGGCATGCTGGTCGGGGCCGCGACGAAGCGACGGGCGATCGGCATGGTCGCCTGCCTCGCCGTCGGATACGGACTCGTCCTCGCCGCCCCGATCGCGTTTCGGACCTACGCCACACCCGAGACGATGCCCATGGCGGACTACGCCAACTACGAGGCAACCCCGAACGGCTATTCCTCGACCGGCGTCGACCCGTCGCTGCTCTATCTCGGCGGCCATTTCGAAGACGACGCCGGAAACCGGGTCCCCGATCAGGAGGGCTGGCAACGATTCCGTGAGCACAACATCGACAATCCAGATGACGAACCATGGTCCCTGCCCGACGGCCTGCACGAGATCGCCAGTTATCACCCCGCCGAGCGATACTGGCCCTTCCAGGCCATCGAGGCGGGCATCCTGCTCGGGCTGACCGCGCTCTGCATCGGCGGCACGCTCTGGTTCGTACGCAGGCGGGCAGGCTGAGGCGCAGGGGCGTCGGCGTCGGAGAGTGCGGCGGCTGCGGAAGGCGAAGGAGTCATTCCGCAGCCGCCTGTCGATGCCTGTTCTACCTCAGCCCCCGTCAGGGCCAGACCACGTATGCGGGGCCGACGTCGAGGACTTCGACCACGGACACGTCGGCACGGAGCCATCCCCGCGTGCGCGGGGCCGACATCCCGACCTGCATGGTCTTCAGCCGTGAAGCCCGCCTACCACCACGCGATACAGGTCCCGTCCACGGTCGACGCTCAGCGCAGCCCGGTGCCCCTGGCCAGCGCCGTCTGGACGAGAGTGTCGAGCAGAGACGGGTAGTCCGTGCCGGTCACCGCCCACATCTTCGGGTACATCGAGATCGGGGTGAAACCGGGCATCGTGTTGACCTCGTTGACGATCAGCTCGCCGGACTCGGTGACGAAGAAGTCCACTCGCGCCAGTCCCTGGCAGTCCAGCGCCTCGAAGGCGGTGATCGCCTGGGCGCGCAGCTGCTCGGTGACGTCGTCGTCGAGCTTCGCGGGGATGTCGATCTCGCAGAACTCGTCCAGGTACTTGGCGTCGAAGTCGTACCAGTCGACCGAGCCGTCGACCACCCGGATCTCCGAGGGCAGCGAGGCCTCGACGCGCCCGTCGGGGAACTCCAGCACGCCGCACTCGATCTCGCGGCCGACCACCGCGCTCTCGATGATGACCTTCGGGTCCGTCTGTCGCGCGAGGTCGATCGCGGCGGGCAGCTGCGCCCAGTCGGTCACCTTGCTGATGCCGATCGAGGAGCCTGCCCGCGCGGGCTTGACGAAGACGGGCAGGCCCAGCGTCTCCCGCTGCACCGCACTCAACGTCTCCTGCCCCCGACGCAGCACCTCGTAACGGCCCACGCCCAGACCGGCGGCACCGAGCAGCTTCTTGGCGAATTCCTTGTCCATCGCGGTGGCGCTGGCCAGCACGCCGGGCCCCACATAGGGCAGGCCCGCCATCTCCAGCAGGCCTTGGATCGTGCCGTCCTCGCCGTAGGCGCCGTGCAGCACGGGGAACACGACGTCGACACCGCTCAGCGCCTCGCCTGCCTGCCCCGGCTCCAGTGAGACCAGGTTGTTGCTCGTCGGGTCGGCGGGCAGCACCAGTGCCGCCGCCGAGGAGTCCACGGCGGGCAGAACACGGTCGCGGATCTCCAGCTCGCGGACGTCGGAAGTACCGACGACCCAACGGCCCTCCTGGCTGATGCCCA
The Actinoalloteichus fjordicus DNA segment above includes these coding regions:
- a CDS encoding D-alanine--D-alanine ligase family protein; translation: MTERRTRVAVVFGGRSSEHAISCSSAASVLAHLDPQRYEVVPVGISQEGRWVVGTSDVRELEIRDRVLPAVDSSAAALVLPADPTSNNLVSLEPGQAGEALSGVDVVFPVLHGAYGEDGTIQGLLEMAGLPYVGPGVLASATAMDKEFAKKLLGAAGLGVGRYEVLRRGQETLSAVQRETLGLPVFVKPARAGSSIGISKVTDWAQLPAAIDLARQTDPKVIIESAVVGREIECGVLEFPDGRVEASLPSEIRVVDGSVDWYDFDAKYLDEFCEIDIPAKLDDDVTEQLRAQAITAFEALDCQGLARVDFFVTESGELIVNEVNTMPGFTPISMYPKMWAVTGTDYPSLLDTLVQTALARGTGLR
- a CDS encoding Lrp/AsnC family transcriptional regulator; its protein translation is MVQAYILIQTEVGKAAAVAAEISSIPGVTTAEDVTGPYDVIVRAESDSVDELGRLVVARVQNVAGITRTLTCPVVRL
- a CDS encoding GntR family transcriptional regulator — protein: MLIHFTVSPSSGVPPYLQLVHQVEQAIRLGHLTRGDRLPTVKEVARMVAVNPNTVLKAYRELEHKGLAQGRPGRGTFVAAEAADPIPEARLRELQQLLAGWVHSARAAGLDSEGMTGLFTAALHDTTSREAE
- a CDS encoding DUF3515 domain-containing protein, producing MTEAGSGHAPRPLVAAAIGLPLALAVAVGVLALNAESESSIDDATQAADRTGPLALATIPAPDAESPECVDLVAALPEELSSGDSTLTRRELIDPAPPGAAAWGSADHDPVVLRCGLGAPAELTPTSQLLDLSGVQWLELTGEGSTTWAAVDRPVGVALTMPDGTGSGPLQSVSAVIGEELPAVEIVVDN
- a CDS encoding ABC transporter ATP-binding protein, with product MTTVIETSGLGKRFRTEWALRDLDLTVPAGSVLGLVGPNGAGKTTLMNLLVDLLAPTEGELTLFGLPAGHAELRERVGYLAQDHPLYRGFTVAEMLRAGRVLNSRWDEDWAQSRIAALRLKPRARIGSLSGGQQAQVALTIALAAKPDLLVLDEPVASMDPLARREFMGLLMEEVADRKTTVVISSHVVSELERVCDHLAVLTAGRLCLAGSVDALLSEHSMITCAADEVEQLTAAYPVIDRSDAGRQSTLLVRSGTDGAGSGWAATQPDLEELVLGYLRNGLPSTTQGGIDA
- a CDS encoding ABC transporter permease, translating into MIWLLWRRHRVALVILTALILGLGAAFFVAGLVTRAVFPAELLGRCTEQDWPQWNCGLSPDDPAAVYLRTTHYAFTLVTFLPILTSVFLAIPAFAGEYQSGTARWGLTQGVSRDRWFLAQAAAVLLPTLAWCVILQLGIQFWLGPVREEVGLSPYGGMSVNPLGLPMATLFLAATGLFTGAWLRRTSPAIAVTVIGSYLILFANALLRPWYLPPVVAEANTVPGGAGSQVRIWPTDPAGTEISWIHAADLAAQHAPAGEQDLDPYYAEAGIRIWVSYHPEERIWLLNLIEAGILFALTALCLFGAWQLVRRRG